The genomic segment CTTCCGGGGCTGCTGGAATGGGCCATCTGATGAAGGCGGTTTATTTGAGTTCTGAGAATTCTGATTGAGTCGGTTTTCAAGCTCCTCGATCCGTTTGCTCAACAGTTCAACCTGGTGCATCAGATGAAGTATGACTTGATCCTGAGACTCGATGTGCTTTCGGACCGACTCCGGTATTGCCAGCCATTCATGCAGGGAAAATGGTCTTTTAGATTCCATGCCCGAAGGCTTATCATAGTTAAAAATAAAAATCTAGATTTTTTTTCAATAATTTCGATAGGTTGCATAATGCTTGTTTTTTCATGGGATTTCAACGGGTTATATCAACGCCCGAACCCCGTGAATAGGTACAAATATTTTAATCGTGTTCGTTTTTAAAATTTAGTAAAGAGCCAATGTTGTGGACTATATGGGAAATTAGGGGTGAGGACAACGGCTATGGAACGACAATAGTGCGAGTTCTCGTTATTTGAACAATACCGAAATCATTCTCAAATTGGGCAGGGCATTTTAAACCCTGCCCTGTTCATTTTAGCGGTAAAATAAGGGGGACATCCTGTAGTTCCCTTGTCAAGCAAAAAATTAGAATTTTATAAAACCTGTAAAATTAGTTAGTTATGAATA from the Desulfobacterales bacterium genome contains:
- a CDS encoding DUF6444 domain-containing protein, with product MESKRPFSLHEWLAIPESVRKHIESQDQVILHLMHQVELLSKRIEELENRLNQNSQNSNKPPSSDGPFQQPRK